A region from the Variovorax sp. V93 genome encodes:
- a CDS encoding sigma 54-interacting transcriptional regulator, whose product MSTTGARLLVVDDDPDMLRLLSMRLSSAGYQVTAVTSAETALTQLEIEHPQLVLSDVRLPGRDGLQLFDEIRKRHPSLPVILLTAHGTIPDAVEATARGVFTYLTKPYDGRELLDKIAQALALGAPASTPAKAGDESWRAEIVSRSNRMSELLAEARMVAKSDASVLLRGDSGAGKELLARAIHRASPRADKPFVAVNCGAIPEALLESELFGHMKGAFTDAHANHKGLFQQADGGTLLLDEIGDMPPALQVKLLRVLQERAVRPLGASQSIEVDVRIISATHRDLDVAMEAGQFREDLYYRLNVVTLTLPPLSARREDIPLLANHFLQKLSTKYGKRLSGFAPEALKALATAAWPGNVRQLYNVVEQVCALSSSPLIPLALVQRALRVPTVEVQTYAEAKQRFERDYLVGLLKLTDGNVADAARLADRNRTEFYRLLQKHELTPGHFKADAVAPGSEPVAD is encoded by the coding sequence ATGAGCACGACCGGCGCGCGCCTGCTGGTGGTCGACGACGACCCGGACATGCTGCGGCTGCTCTCGATGCGGCTGAGCTCGGCGGGTTACCAGGTCACGGCCGTGACCTCGGCCGAAACCGCGCTCACGCAGCTCGAGATCGAGCATCCGCAGCTGGTGCTCAGCGACGTGCGGCTGCCCGGCCGCGACGGACTCCAACTGTTCGACGAGATCCGAAAGCGCCACCCCTCGCTGCCGGTGATCCTGCTCACCGCCCACGGCACCATTCCCGATGCGGTCGAGGCCACGGCGCGCGGCGTGTTCACCTACCTCACCAAGCCCTACGACGGCCGCGAACTGCTCGACAAGATCGCGCAGGCGCTGGCGCTCGGCGCACCGGCCAGCACCCCCGCCAAGGCCGGCGACGAAAGCTGGCGCGCCGAGATCGTGAGCCGCAGCAACCGCATGTCCGAGCTGCTGGCCGAGGCGCGCATGGTCGCCAAGTCGGACGCCTCGGTGCTGCTGCGCGGCGACAGCGGCGCCGGCAAGGAACTGCTGGCGCGCGCCATCCACCGCGCCAGCCCGCGCGCCGACAAGCCCTTCGTGGCCGTCAATTGCGGCGCCATCCCCGAGGCGCTGCTCGAATCGGAGCTGTTCGGCCACATGAAGGGCGCCTTCACCGACGCCCACGCCAACCACAAGGGCCTGTTCCAGCAGGCCGACGGCGGCACGCTGCTGCTCGACGAAATCGGGGACATGCCGCCCGCCCTGCAGGTCAAGCTGCTGCGCGTGCTGCAGGAGCGCGCGGTGCGCCCGCTCGGCGCCAGCCAGTCGATCGAGGTCGACGTGCGCATCATCTCGGCCACCCACCGCGACCTGGATGTCGCCATGGAAGCCGGCCAGTTCCGCGAAGACCTCTATTACCGGCTCAACGTGGTCACGCTCACGCTGCCGCCGCTGTCGGCCCGGCGCGAGGACATTCCGCTTCTGGCCAACCACTTCCTGCAGAAGCTCTCGACCAAGTACGGCAAGCGCCTGTCCGGCTTCGCGCCCGAGGCACTCAAGGCGCTGGCCACCGCGGCCTGGCCCGGCAACGTGCGCCAGCTCTACAACGTGGTGGAACAGGTCTGCGCGCTGTCGAGCTCGCCGCTGATCCCGCTGGCGCTGGTGCAGCGCGCGCTGCGCGTGCCCACGGTCGAGGTCCAGACCTATGCCGAGGCCAAGCAGCGCTTCGAGCGCGACTACCTCGTCGGGCTGCTCAAGCTGACCGACGGCAACGTGGCCGACGCCGCCCGGCTGGCCGACCGCAACCGCACCGAGTTCTACCGCCTGCTGCAGAAGCACGAACTCACGCCGGGCCACTTCAAGGCCGACGCTGTCGCTCCGGGCAGCGAGCCTGTCGCCGACTAG
- the miaB gene encoding tRNA (N6-isopentenyl adenosine(37)-C2)-methylthiotransferase MiaB, whose protein sequence is MSKKVFIKTFGCQMNEYDSDKMADVLNAAEGYEPTQNVDEADLILFNTCSVREKAQEKVFSDLGRVKHLKARGVKIGVGGCVASQEGDAIIARAPYVDIVFGPQTLHRLPEMLKDRERLDRPQVDISFPEIEKFDHLPPARVEGATAFVSIMEGCSKYCSYCVVPYTRGEEVNRPLDDVLVEIAGLADQGVREVTLLGQNVNAYRGRMGDTAEIADFALLIEYVAEIPGIERIRYTTSHPNEFTPRLIEAYAKVPQLVSHLHLPVQHGSDRILMAMKRGYTAMEYKSTVRKLRAIRPELALSSDFIVGFPGETDEDFARMMKLIDDCQFDNSFSFIFSPRPGTPAAALHDDTPHAVKLARLQTLQRVIDGNVRRFGDALVGTTQRVLVEGASRKDANELMGRTACNRVVNFEGDARLVGQMADLRITRSLAYTLRGEVATRESSTVPVPAALAA, encoded by the coding sequence ATGAGCAAAAAAGTATTTATCAAGACCTTCGGCTGCCAGATGAACGAGTACGACTCGGACAAGATGGCCGACGTGCTGAACGCCGCCGAGGGCTACGAGCCGACGCAGAACGTGGACGAGGCCGACCTGATCCTGTTCAACACCTGCTCGGTGCGCGAGAAGGCCCAGGAAAAGGTGTTCAGCGACCTCGGCCGCGTGAAGCACCTGAAGGCCAGGGGCGTGAAGATCGGCGTGGGCGGCTGCGTGGCGAGCCAGGAGGGCGACGCCATCATCGCGCGCGCGCCCTACGTCGACATCGTGTTCGGCCCGCAGACGCTGCACCGCCTGCCCGAGATGCTGAAGGACCGCGAGCGCCTGGACCGTCCGCAGGTCGACATCAGCTTTCCGGAGATCGAGAAGTTCGACCACCTGCCGCCCGCGCGCGTCGAGGGCGCCACGGCGTTCGTCTCGATCATGGAAGGCTGCTCCAAGTACTGCAGCTACTGCGTGGTGCCCTACACCCGCGGCGAGGAAGTGAACCGGCCGCTGGACGACGTGCTGGTGGAAATCGCCGGCCTGGCCGACCAGGGCGTGCGCGAAGTCACGCTGCTGGGGCAGAACGTGAACGCCTACCGCGGCCGCATGGGGGACACGGCCGAGATCGCCGACTTCGCGCTCCTGATCGAGTACGTCGCCGAGATCCCCGGCATCGAGCGCATCCGCTACACCACCAGCCACCCCAACGAGTTCACGCCGCGCCTGATCGAGGCCTATGCCAAGGTGCCGCAGCTGGTGAGCCACCTGCACCTGCCGGTGCAGCACGGCAGCGACCGCATCCTGATGGCCATGAAGCGCGGCTACACCGCCATGGAATACAAGAGCACGGTGCGCAAGCTGCGCGCCATCCGGCCCGAACTCGCGCTCTCCAGCGACTTCATCGTCGGCTTCCCGGGCGAGACCGACGAAGACTTCGCAAGGATGATGAAGCTGATCGACGACTGCCAGTTCGACAACAGCTTCAGCTTCATCTTCAGCCCGCGCCCCGGCACGCCCGCCGCCGCGCTGCACGACGACACGCCCCATGCGGTGAAGCTGGCCCGCCTGCAGACGCTGCAGCGCGTGATCGACGGCAACGTGCGCCGCTTCGGCGATGCGCTGGTCGGCACCACGCAGCGCGTGCTGGTCGAAGGGGCTTCCCGCAAGGACGCGAACGAGCTGATGGGCCGCACCGCCTGCAACCGCGTCGTCAACTTCGAAGGCGACGCACGCCTGGTCGGGCAGATGGCCGACCTGCGCATCACGCGCTCGCTCGCCTACACGCTGCGCGGCGAAGTGGCCACGCGCGAATCGTCGACGGTGCCGGTTCCCGCCGCGCTCGCCGCCTGA
- a CDS encoding sensor histidine kinase KdpD, protein MAKRPSRRGSFQQLLLFAFLLITALLVGVALRSVFQYDALMTQSRDAAARALRLSGAAQSLAERSAAMERAGRQSLVLNDAVLRRRFDDAAREAHQVLERLERNGLAPSGIELWRAQLGVIEGLMSGSPESALSRESGMAMQFRELDSLNTNLAQQAQFLIEMQNDALAKRIENARRRLMREVVAASILAVSLALAFGIWLARPFKRLEHAIVGLGQNRLDEPIDIRGPADVRRLSQQLEWLRLRLTELDADKARFLRHVSHELKTPLAALREGVSLLEDGVTGPLNPAQLEVAQILNQNTVSLQGQIEALLRFNAAAFEARELRRERTDLLPLVEEQIEAQRLQWQAHGLRVHAEGESITLPVDRAKLGTAVANLLSNAIRYSARGGVISIVVSGTPTTACIDINDAGPGIAEGDRDRIFEPFYRGERQPEHAVKGTGIGLSIVQEYIAAHGGRITLLPEGPGARFRIELPRTA, encoded by the coding sequence ATGGCGAAGCGGCCGTCCAGACGGGGCTCGTTCCAGCAGCTCCTGCTTTTCGCGTTCCTGCTGATCACCGCCCTCCTGGTGGGCGTGGCGCTGCGCTCGGTGTTCCAGTACGACGCGCTCATGACCCAGAGCCGCGATGCGGCGGCCCGTGCGCTGCGGCTCTCGGGCGCGGCCCAGTCGCTGGCCGAGCGCAGTGCCGCCATGGAGCGCGCCGGTCGCCAGTCGCTGGTGCTGAACGACGCCGTGCTGCGCCGCCGCTTCGACGACGCCGCGCGCGAAGCGCACCAGGTGCTCGAAAGGCTCGAGAGAAACGGCCTCGCACCTTCGGGCATCGAGCTCTGGCGCGCCCAGCTCGGCGTGATCGAGGGGCTGATGAGCGGCAGCCCCGAGAGCGCGCTCTCGCGCGAAAGCGGCATGGCCATGCAGTTCCGCGAGCTCGATTCGCTGAACACGAACCTTGCGCAGCAGGCCCAGTTCCTGATCGAAATGCAGAACGACGCGCTGGCCAAGCGCATCGAGAACGCGCGCCGCCGGCTGATGCGCGAAGTGGTGGCCGCCAGCATCCTGGCGGTGTCGCTGGCGCTGGCTTTCGGCATCTGGCTCGCGCGCCCTTTCAAGCGGCTCGAGCACGCCATCGTCGGACTCGGCCAGAACCGGCTCGACGAGCCCATCGACATCCGCGGCCCGGCCGACGTGCGGCGGCTGTCGCAGCAGCTCGAGTGGCTGCGCCTGCGCCTGACCGAACTCGATGCCGACAAGGCACGCTTCCTGCGCCACGTCTCGCACGAACTCAAGACGCCGCTGGCGGCGCTGCGCGAAGGCGTCTCGCTGCTGGAAGACGGCGTGACGGGTCCGCTCAACCCGGCCCAGCTCGAAGTGGCGCAGATCCTGAACCAGAACACCGTTTCGCTGCAGGGCCAGATCGAGGCGCTGCTGCGCTTCAACGCCGCCGCCTTCGAGGCCCGCGAACTGCGCCGCGAACGCACCGACCTGCTGCCGCTGGTCGAGGAGCAGATCGAGGCGCAGCGCCTGCAATGGCAGGCCCACGGCCTGCGCGTCCATGCCGAGGGCGAGTCGATCACGCTCCCGGTGGACCGAGCCAAGCTCGGCACGGCGGTGGCCAACCTGCTGTCCAACGCGATCCGGTATTCGGCGCGCGGCGGCGTCATTTCGATCGTGGTGTCCGGCACGCCCACCACCGCGTGCATCGATATCAACGACGCGGGCCCGGGTATTGCCGAGGGCGACCGGGACCGGATTTTCGAGCCTTTCTACAGGGGCGAACGCCAGCCCGAGCATGCCGTCAAGGGCACGGGCATCGGCCTTTCGATCGTGCAGGAGTACATTGCTGCCCATGGGGGCCGCATCACCCTGCTGCCAGAGGGGCCCGGCGCGCGCTTTCGCATCGAACTGCCGCGCACGGCCTGA
- the ffh gene encoding signal recognition particle protein produces MATALTEKFSRLVKTMSGQARITESNVQDMLREVRMALLEADVALPVVRDFVARVKEKSLGQEVLGSLKPGQALVGIVNRELAATMGEGVSDINLAAQPPAVILMAGLQGAGKTTTTAKLAKHLIEKRKKKVLTVSGDVYRPAAIEQLKMVTKQAGAEWFPSTPDQKPLDIARAALDHAKRHFFDVLLVDTAGRLAIDEVLMSEIKQLHGALDPVETLFVVDAMQGQDAINTAKAFKEALPLTGIILTKTDGDSRGGAALSVRQVTGVPIKFAGTSEKIDGLEVFDAERHAGRILGMGDIVALVEQVTAGVDVAAAQKLAAKVKSGAGFDLNDFLGQLQQMKQMGGLSSLMDKLPQQMAAKATEADMTRAERDIRRKEGIIQSMTPLERRKPELLKATRKRRIAAGAGVQVQEVNRLLNEFEQMQGMMKKMKGGGLMKMMKKMGGMKGMGGMGGPGGPKLPF; encoded by the coding sequence ATGGCCACCGCCCTCACAGAAAAGTTCTCCCGCCTCGTCAAGACGATGAGCGGCCAGGCCCGCATCACCGAAAGCAATGTGCAGGACATGCTGCGCGAAGTGCGCATGGCGCTGCTCGAGGCCGACGTGGCGCTGCCCGTGGTGCGCGATTTCGTCGCCCGGGTGAAGGAAAAGTCGCTCGGCCAGGAAGTGCTGGGCTCGCTCAAACCGGGCCAGGCGCTGGTCGGCATCGTCAACCGCGAACTCGCCGCCACCATGGGCGAGGGCGTATCCGACATCAACCTTGCGGCCCAGCCGCCGGCCGTGATACTGATGGCCGGCCTGCAGGGCGCGGGCAAGACCACCACCACCGCCAAGCTGGCCAAGCACCTGATCGAGAAGCGCAAGAAAAAAGTGCTCACGGTGTCGGGCGACGTCTACCGGCCCGCCGCCATCGAGCAGCTCAAGATGGTCACGAAGCAGGCCGGCGCCGAATGGTTCCCGAGCACGCCGGACCAGAAGCCGCTCGACATCGCACGCGCCGCGCTCGACCACGCCAAGCGCCATTTCTTCGACGTGCTGCTGGTCGACACCGCGGGCCGCCTGGCCATCGACGAAGTGCTGATGAGCGAGATCAAGCAGCTGCACGGCGCGCTCGATCCGGTCGAAACGCTGTTCGTGGTCGACGCGATGCAGGGCCAGGATGCGATCAACACTGCCAAGGCCTTCAAGGAAGCGCTGCCGCTCACCGGCATCATCCTGACCAAGACCGACGGCGATTCGCGCGGCGGCGCGGCGCTGTCGGTGCGGCAGGTGACGGGCGTGCCGATCAAGTTCGCGGGCACCAGCGAGAAGATCGACGGCCTCGAGGTGTTCGACGCCGAGCGCCACGCGGGCCGCATCCTCGGCATGGGCGACATCGTCGCGCTGGTCGAGCAGGTCACGGCCGGCGTCGACGTGGCGGCGGCGCAGAAGCTCGCGGCCAAGGTCAAGAGCGGCGCGGGCTTCGACCTGAACGACTTCCTCGGCCAGCTGCAGCAGATGAAGCAGATGGGCGGCCTCTCCAGCCTGATGGACAAGCTGCCGCAGCAGATGGCCGCCAAGGCGACCGAGGCCGACATGACCCGCGCCGAGCGCGACATCCGCCGCAAGGAAGGCATCATCCAGAGCATGACGCCGCTGGAGCGCCGCAAGCCCGAGTTGCTCAAGGCCACGCGCAAGCGCCGCATCGCGGCCGGCGCAGGCGTGCAGGTTCAGGAGGTGAACCGCCTGCTCAACGAGTTCGAGCAGATGCAGGGCATGATGAAGAAGATGAAGGGCGGCGGCCTCATGAAGATGATGAAGAAGATGGGCGGCATGAAGGGGATGGGCGGGATGGGTGGGCCCGGTGGGCCGAAGCTGCCGTTCTGA
- a CDS encoding efflux RND transporter periplasmic adaptor subunit, with protein sequence MAAKSARPAAAAGGAPANGAPAALVTLATAERQDVPVTVQVNGSVVSLNSVDLRPQVTNTVAAVHVKEGQFVKEGQLLFTLDDRNDQANLARARAQQKRDEATMADLERQYRRSQELLAQNFISKSATDATLSQLEAQRAAVAADRAAVQSAQVALGYATLRAPIAGRIGAVNIYPGTLVQPTLSLVTITQLDPIAVSFPVPEANLQDLLAAARSRAKVEALVSGRKEPLSGVLNFVDNTVDPQIGTVRAKAVFDNADQSLWPGQFVGTRITVRTLSGATVVPAAALMMLSDGASLYVVDQAMNAKRRKVQVLYTFGTKVAVSGVEPGEQVVIEGSQNVRPGGKVRVDKKPAPAGTTGVTPGSAASSDTQAPRERA encoded by the coding sequence ATGGCGGCAAAGAGCGCCAGGCCGGCCGCCGCCGCCGGTGGAGCCCCCGCGAATGGCGCGCCGGCCGCGCTCGTCACGCTCGCCACCGCCGAGCGGCAGGACGTGCCGGTCACGGTGCAGGTCAACGGCAGCGTGGTGTCGCTCAACAGTGTCGATTTGCGGCCGCAGGTGACCAACACCGTCGCGGCGGTGCACGTGAAGGAAGGGCAGTTCGTCAAGGAGGGCCAGTTGCTCTTCACGCTCGACGACCGCAACGACCAGGCCAACCTGGCGCGTGCGCGCGCCCAGCAGAAGCGCGACGAGGCCACCATGGCCGACCTCGAGCGCCAGTACAGGCGCAGCCAGGAACTGCTGGCGCAGAACTTCATTTCCAAGAGCGCCACGGACGCCACGCTGTCGCAGCTCGAGGCGCAGCGCGCTGCGGTGGCGGCCGACCGCGCCGCGGTGCAATCGGCGCAGGTGGCGCTGGGCTACGCCACCTTGCGCGCGCCCATTGCGGGGCGCATTGGCGCGGTCAACATCTACCCCGGCACGCTGGTGCAGCCCACGCTGTCGCTGGTCACCATCACGCAGCTCGATCCCATCGCGGTGAGCTTCCCGGTGCCGGAGGCCAATCTGCAGGACCTGCTGGCGGCGGCGCGCAGCCGGGCCAAGGTCGAGGCGCTTGTCAGTGGGCGCAAGGAGCCGCTCAGCGGCGTGCTCAATTTCGTCGACAACACGGTCGATCCGCAGATCGGCACCGTGCGCGCCAAGGCGGTGTTCGACAACGCCGACCAGAGCCTCTGGCCGGGCCAGTTCGTCGGCACGCGGATCACGGTCCGCACGCTCTCCGGCGCCACGGTGGTGCCGGCCGCGGCGCTCATGATGCTGTCCGACGGCGCTTCGCTCTACGTGGTCGACCAGGCCATGAATGCCAAGCGCCGCAAGGTGCAGGTGCTCTACACCTTCGGCACCAAGGTGGCGGTGAGCGGCGTCGAGCCGGGCGAGCAGGTGGTCATCGAGGGCAGCCAGAACGTGCGCCCGGGCGGCAAGGTTCGCGTCGACAAAAAGCCCGCACCGGCCGGCACCACCGGTGTCACGCCTGGCAGCGCAGCCTCCTCGGACACCCAGGCTCCGCGGGAACGCGCATGA
- the mdoH gene encoding glucans biosynthesis glucosyltransferase MdoH codes for MKPNDFSQLNVLTEADFSHRSPVREERHPNSVTAPPVNRGSMTPRPWRGFWNSIGTALLVKLGAGGKPESQTAEAGAQVKQPWQRAAAQRRFAFMALTLLSTVIASVLFAGVQPDYDNVWLEYGQIGLYGLLSGWVVTGFVTALMGFYVSVRGDKHALSVKQVAHHPMNPEARTAIIMPICNEDVATVFAGLRATCESVAATGHAKQFDVFVLSDSYSPETAAAERAAWEDLRAALADSPNQPQVEVYYRLRTRRTHRKAGNVADFCRRWGKDYRYMVVLDADSVMSGDCLTSMVKLMEANPTAGIIQTATQAIGHVTLHARAQQFASRVTGRLFTLGMQFWQLGESHYWGHNAIIRVEPFMKHCALAPIKGTGGMSGGIMSHDFVEAALMRRAGYNVWLCADLVGSYEQQPPDLLAELQRDRRWCQGNLQNARLMAEPGIHPVHRAMFVTGTMAYVSAPLWLAFLTLGTALWLSGSSLISSWSVLPAELAGLWVWTLCLLFLPRVLGIAAVLMRGEQRQYGGLWGLVKSSVLESGLAIVQAPVRMLAHSLFVLVALTGIKLDWKSPPREAAAVPWKVAVTQLAPMSVVVGALALGVAMIDPSALIWLMPVGLPLLLAIPLTVLTSQIALGTSLRDRGFLLIPEESRSPAVLRRAWMHALRLARPAALATA; via the coding sequence ATGAAGCCGAACGACTTCTCCCAACTGAACGTGCTGACCGAAGCCGACTTTTCGCACCGCAGCCCGGTGCGCGAAGAACGCCACCCCAATTCCGTGACCGCTCCGCCGGTCAACCGCGGCTCCATGACGCCCCGCCCCTGGCGCGGCTTCTGGAACAGCATCGGCACGGCCCTCCTGGTCAAGCTCGGCGCCGGCGGCAAGCCGGAAAGCCAGACCGCCGAAGCCGGCGCCCAGGTCAAGCAGCCCTGGCAACGCGCCGCGGCCCAGCGCCGCTTCGCCTTCATGGCGCTCACGCTGCTGAGCACCGTGATCGCGTCCGTGCTGTTTGCCGGCGTGCAACCCGACTACGACAACGTCTGGCTCGAATACGGCCAGATCGGCCTGTACGGCCTGCTCTCGGGCTGGGTCGTCACCGGCTTCGTGACCGCGCTCATGGGCTTCTACGTCTCGGTGCGCGGTGACAAACACGCGCTCTCGGTCAAGCAGGTGGCCCACCACCCGATGAACCCCGAGGCACGCACCGCGATCATCATGCCGATCTGCAACGAGGACGTGGCCACGGTGTTCGCCGGCCTGCGCGCCACCTGCGAATCGGTCGCGGCCACCGGCCACGCCAAGCAGTTCGACGTGTTCGTGCTGTCCGACAGCTACTCGCCCGAAACCGCCGCCGCCGAGCGCGCCGCCTGGGAAGACCTGCGCGCCGCGCTGGCCGACAGCCCCAACCAGCCGCAGGTCGAGGTGTACTACCGCCTGCGCACCCGCCGCACGCACCGCAAGGCCGGCAACGTCGCCGACTTCTGCCGCCGCTGGGGCAAGGACTACCGCTACATGGTCGTGCTCGACGCCGACTCCGTGATGAGCGGCGATTGCCTGACCTCGATGGTCAAGCTGATGGAAGCCAATCCGACCGCCGGCATCATCCAGACCGCCACGCAGGCCATCGGCCACGTGACGCTGCATGCCCGCGCGCAGCAATTCGCCTCCCGCGTGACGGGCCGCCTGTTCACGCTGGGCATGCAGTTCTGGCAACTGGGCGAATCGCACTACTGGGGCCACAACGCGATCATCCGCGTCGAGCCCTTCATGAAGCACTGCGCGCTGGCGCCCATCAAGGGCACCGGCGGCATGTCGGGCGGCATCATGTCGCACGACTTCGTCGAAGCCGCGCTGATGCGCCGCGCCGGCTACAACGTGTGGCTCTGCGCCGACCTGGTCGGCAGCTACGAGCAGCAGCCGCCGGACCTGCTGGCCGAACTGCAGCGCGACCGCCGCTGGTGCCAGGGCAACCTGCAGAACGCCCGCCTGATGGCCGAGCCCGGCATCCACCCGGTGCACCGCGCCATGTTCGTGACCGGCACCATGGCCTACGTCTCGGCGCCGCTGTGGCTCGCATTCCTGACGCTCGGCACCGCGCTGTGGCTGAGCGGCTCGAGCCTGATCTCCAGCTGGAGCGTGCTGCCGGCGGAACTCGCCGGCCTGTGGGTCTGGACCCTGTGCCTCCTGTTCCTGCCCCGCGTGCTCGGCATCGCGGCCGTGCTGATGCGCGGCGAGCAGCGCCAGTACGGCGGCCTCTGGGGCCTGGTGAAGAGCTCGGTGCTCGAAAGCGGCCTGGCCATCGTGCAGGCGCCGGTTCGCATGCTGGCCCACTCGCTGTTCGTGCTGGTCGCCCTCACCGGCATCAAGCTCGACTGGAAGTCGCCCCCGCGCGAAGCCGCTGCCGTGCCGTGGAAGGTCGCCGTGACGCAGCTCGCTCCCATGAGCGTGGTGGTCGGCGCGCTGGCCCTGGGTGTCGCAATGATCGATCCGAGCGCGCTGATCTGGCTCATGCCGGTGGGCCTGCCGCTGCTGCTGGCCATTCCGCTGACGGTGCTGACCAGCCAGATCGCGCTGGGCACCTCGCTGCGCGACCGCGGCTTCCTGCTGATTCCCGAGGAATCGCGTTCGCCGGCCGTGCTGCGCCGCGCCTGGATGCATGCATTGCGCCTGGCGCGCCCCGCGGCGCTGGCAACGGCCTGA
- a CDS encoding AAA family ATPase, with product MTYDDLCALVPAPGKGTDWRQCCELLPGLLRLEETPQDPYYHAEGNVGIHTRMVLDALMQDPHYQRAGVDGRFVLFMACLLHDIAKPDTTVIDEASGRIGQPGHSRRGSVDVRVLMWKARVPFALREAVCRLIAVHQLPFHAFASRKGVRPEWLVHKLSWELSLPDLCCVARCDMLGRHYEKRADSMADIALFEELAQEEGCWEGPRQMADAHTRLAYFRGADTSPDYPLFHAAGSQVTVMCGLPASGKNHWVAQHRKGWPVVSFDDARAGLGLKHGENDGLAAHHAVDQAKALLRKQERFVWNATHLSQQMRTKTLDLLWAYHARIELVYLEVPHPELMRRNRERDTTLSNAGIERMLHRWELPAPVEAHATHYDVQT from the coding sequence ATGACCTATGACGACTTGTGCGCCCTGGTGCCCGCGCCTGGCAAAGGCACCGACTGGCGGCAGTGCTGCGAGCTGCTGCCGGGCCTGCTGCGCCTCGAAGAGACGCCGCAAGACCCGTACTACCACGCCGAAGGCAACGTCGGCATCCACACGCGCATGGTGCTCGACGCGCTGATGCAGGACCCGCACTACCAGCGCGCCGGCGTCGACGGCCGTTTCGTGCTGTTCATGGCCTGCCTGCTGCACGACATCGCCAAGCCTGACACCACGGTGATCGACGAAGCCAGCGGCCGCATCGGCCAGCCCGGCCATTCCCGCCGCGGTTCGGTCGACGTGCGCGTGCTGATGTGGAAGGCCCGCGTGCCGTTCGCGCTGCGCGAAGCCGTATGCCGGCTCATCGCGGTGCACCAGTTGCCGTTCCATGCCTTTGCCTCGCGCAAGGGGGTGCGGCCCGAGTGGCTGGTGCACAAGCTCTCGTGGGAACTGAGCCTGCCCGACCTGTGCTGCGTGGCGCGCTGCGACATGCTCGGTCGCCACTACGAGAAGCGCGCGGACAGCATGGCCGACATCGCACTCTTCGAGGAGCTGGCCCAGGAAGAAGGCTGCTGGGAAGGCCCCCGCCAAATGGCCGATGCACACACTCGGCTGGCCTACTTCCGTGGCGCGGACACCAGTCCGGACTACCCCCTGTTCCACGCCGCGGGCTCTCAGGTGACGGTGATGTGCGGCCTGCCGGCGAGCGGCAAGAACCACTGGGTGGCGCAGCACCGCAAGGGCTGGCCGGTGGTGTCCTTTGACGATGCGCGTGCCGGACTCGGGTTGAAGCACGGCGAGAACGACGGGCTCGCTGCGCACCATGCGGTCGATCAGGCCAAGGCGCTGCTGCGCAAGCAGGAGCGCTTCGTCTGGAACGCCACGCACCTGAGCCAGCAGATGCGCACCAAGACGCTGGACCTGCTCTGGGCGTACCACGCCCGGATCGAACTGGTGTACCTGGAGGTGCCGCACCCCGAGTTGATGCGCCGCAACCGCGAGCGCGACACGACGCTCTCGAATGCAGGCATCGAGCGGATGCTGCATCGCTGGGAGCTGCCGGCGCCCGTGGAGGCGCACGCGACGCACTACGACGTGCAGACCTGA
- a CDS encoding RNA ligase family protein produces the protein MFPLSSLSSVPLLKYPRTAHLEGSRLQAGDTDDGQTPLSALQDQHVVIEEKLDGANAAVSFTSAGELLLQSRGHYLAGGASERQFNLFKHWAAAHEAGLLERLEDRYVMYGEWCFAKHSCWYDRLPAFFLEFDLYDRQRQCFLSTPARHALLDGSPVVSVPVLYDGEMPRHAKALRSLVRPSLARTASWKAAFEQAVMQEGQPLDLVRQQTDLSDLAEGLYLKTESQGEVTGRYKWVRPDFVQTILDSGSHHSRRPVLPNRLAAGVDPYAPTPTTTWQDLGLRTLHSPAELATTGRTR, from the coding sequence GTGTTCCCTCTCTCTTCTCTTTCATCGGTTCCACTGCTCAAGTACCCGCGTACTGCGCATCTGGAAGGCTCGCGCCTGCAGGCCGGCGACACCGACGATGGCCAGACGCCGTTGTCCGCGCTGCAGGACCAGCATGTGGTCATCGAGGAAAAGCTCGATGGCGCCAATGCGGCCGTGTCGTTCACCTCTGCGGGTGAACTGCTGCTGCAGTCGCGCGGCCACTATCTCGCGGGCGGCGCCAGCGAGCGCCAGTTCAACCTGTTCAAGCACTGGGCCGCAGCGCATGAAGCGGGGCTGCTCGAACGGCTCGAAGACCGCTACGTCATGTACGGCGAGTGGTGCTTTGCCAAACACAGCTGCTGGTACGACCGGCTGCCCGCGTTCTTTCTCGAGTTCGACCTCTACGATCGGCAGAGGCAGTGCTTCCTGTCGACGCCGGCACGGCACGCGCTTCTCGACGGCAGCCCGGTCGTTTCGGTGCCGGTGCTCTACGACGGCGAGATGCCGCGCCACGCGAAAGCACTGCGCTCCCTCGTACGACCGTCGCTCGCGCGCACTGCCAGCTGGAAGGCGGCTTTCGAACAAGCCGTGATGCAGGAAGGCCAGCCGCTCGACCTCGTGCGGCAGCAGACCGACCTGTCCGACCTGGCCGAGGGCCTGTACCTCAAGACCGAATCGCAGGGCGAGGTGACCGGCCGCTACAAGTGGGTGCGGCCTGATTTCGTGCAGACCATCCTCGACTCGGGCTCGCACCACAGCCGCCGGCCGGTGCTGCCCAATCGACTGGCGGCAGGCGTGGATCCGTACGCACCGACGCCCACGACCACATGGCAAGACCTGGGATTGCGCACCTTGCACTCCCCGGCCGAGCTCGCAACCACCGGGAGGACGCGATGA